The region TTGCCGGTGGTTTGGGTAGTTTTGAACCTAGAAAACCGTTAATTGCTAATATTGCGTCTTTTGAAGACCATGGGGTAGAATATTTTATTAAAGACCCAGAAGTATATCGCAATAAACGTGTTGTAATTTCTGGCGGTGGAGATTCTGCTTTAGATTGGAGTATCTTTTTAGCCGATGTAGCCTCTGAAGTCACTTTAATTCACAGACGAAACGAGTTCCGTGGGGCACTAGATTCTGTAGAGAAAGTACAAGAATTAAAATCTCAAGGTAAAATTAATTTAATTACACCTGCCGAAGTAATTAATGTTATTGGCCATGGTAAGGTTGAAGGTGTTGTTGTATCTCAATCTCAGCATATCGAAAAAGAATTTATTGTAGAAACAGATCACTTTATTCCGCTATTTGGATTGTCGCCTAAACTAGGGCCAATTGCCAATTGGGGACTAGAAATTGAAAAGAATGCGATAAAGGTGAATAATGCTTTAGATTATCAAACCAATATCCCAGGAATTTATGCTATTGGAGATGTAAATACCTATCCTGGAAAATTAAAGTTAATTTTATGTGGGTTCCACGAAGCGACTTTAATGTGTCAATCGGCTTATCAGCGAATAAATCCGGGTAAAAAATATGTTCTTAAGTATACTACGGTTAGTGGTATAGATGGTTTTGATGGTTCTAGAAAAGAATCGCCAAAAGCTGTAGTTAAGGCTATTAAATAAAAAAATAAAAGTGTAGTTTTGGTTGACGCTTTATTAATCAACCAATCGAGTAGTTCAAACTATGGAAGAGCAAGATATAAATATTAAGATTACAGATAGAGAAGGGGTTACACACGATATTGTGGCGCCTACAGATATGGCAATGAACCTTATGGAAGTTGTGCGTTCTTACGAGCTAGCTCCAGAAGGCACTATTGGTGTGTGTGGCGGTATGGCTATGTGTGCTTCATGTCAGTGTTATGTGGAGTCTGATACCGTATTACCAGAAATGCAAGACGATGAGGAAGCGATGCTTTCTGAAGCATTTAATGTAAAAGAAAACAGTCGTTTAGGGTGTCAGATTCAAATGACACCAGAAATGGAAGGCTTAATTGTTACATTAGCCCCAGAGAGTTAAGCCATTTTTTTACACGTATATAAGTTTTAAATATAATACCCAAAATAACTTGATTTCAAGTTGTTTTGGGTATTGTAGCTTTAAGCGCTTTTTACATGTTCAAGTAAAAATCTTTTGTAAGATTAATATAGTCTTCTGTATATTTATGGCGTTCCGTTTCTATAATAAGTTCGGTGATTTCTGTAGCTGTTTCTGAAAATGAAAATGCAATTAAACTGCGCTTGATTTCTGAGTTTGGATTGCCTTTAACACGTAAAATTTTGTTAGGAAATAAGTTTGCTTTTGAAGCTAAATTAATGATGTTTGCTTCTTCCTTAAACGGTACTATTACACAAAAGATACCCTGCTTAGATAATAATTTTGAAGCACTATCTATTAAATGATCAAAAGGAAGTGCATCTGCAAACCGTGCTAAATCGCGTTGCTCGTTATCTGTTTTATAATCTTCAGCGTAAAACGGAGGGTTAGAAACAATCAGATCATATTGGTCTTCAATTTCAT is a window of Formosa sediminum DNA encoding:
- a CDS encoding tRNA1(Val) (adenine(37)-N6)-methyltransferase; protein product: MSKPFKFKAFTINQDRCAMKIGTDGVLLGAWADIEHNPFSILDIGAGTGVIALMLAQRSSAELIDAMEIDDDAYEQCVNNFENAPWGDRLFCYHAALEEFVDEIEDQYDLIVSNPPFYAEDYKTDNEQRDLARFADALPFDHLIDSASKLLSKQGIFCVIVPFKEEANIINLASKANLFPNKILRVKGNPNSEIKRSLIAFSFSETATEITELIIETERHKYTEDYINLTKDFYLNM
- a CDS encoding NAD(P)/FAD-dependent oxidoreductase encodes the protein MIKTDILIIGAGPTGLFTVFEAGLLKLKCHLIDALPQAGGQCSELYPKKPIYDIPGFPEVLAGDLTKNLLEQSKQFEPGFTLGERAETVEKQEDGTFIVTTNKGTKHQAPVVAIAGGLGSFEPRKPLIANIASFEDHGVEYFIKDPEVYRNKRVVISGGGDSALDWSIFLADVASEVTLIHRRNEFRGALDSVEKVQELKSQGKINLITPAEVINVIGHGKVEGVVVSQSQHIEKEFIVETDHFIPLFGLSPKLGPIANWGLEIEKNAIKVNNALDYQTNIPGIYAIGDVNTYPGKLKLILCGFHEATLMCQSAYQRINPGKKYVLKYTTVSGIDGFDGSRKESPKAVVKAIK
- a CDS encoding 2Fe-2S iron-sulfur cluster-binding protein codes for the protein MEEQDINIKITDREGVTHDIVAPTDMAMNLMEVVRSYELAPEGTIGVCGGMAMCASCQCYVESDTVLPEMQDDEEAMLSEAFNVKENSRLGCQIQMTPEMEGLIVTLAPES